The stretch of DNA CAGCATAAACATCAGGAGCTGGTTCACAGATACCAGGCTGCCCAAATCAAACTTAAAAGACAATCAAGGTAGTGGATAGAGAAAATTAAAAACTTTGAAGCTGGCTCCCTCGATGTCTGAGTGAGTTGCTGAGCCATACGGACTAAAAAGTCGCAGGTTTGATTCCTGATTTATGCGACTAACTAATctcaatgacaacaacaacttgcatttatatagcgcctttaacgtaataaaatgttctcaggtgcttcacaggagcataatcagacaaaaaaattaacacccagccaaagaaggagacattaggacaggtcaaagaggtagattttagggagcgccttaaaggaggggaaagaggtagagaggcgcagagaccagaattggaggaacgctgagTTCTTGGagtgttatagggctggaggaggttgtagagataggcaggggtgaggccctggagggatttgaacacgaatgAGAATCTTAAATTTTAAATCTTAGTCAGAATGGCATATGGTAGTGTACTATAAATTAGCCTCAGCATGCCTAGGTTAGTGAGGGGAGAATTGGCCTGGACTcctattcctgattgctatccaatgatccctgctggaagtgtgcagatgacgacaggatcaggcttgtctGTGATGCTTCCTGTGGTCAAATAGTCTGTCGACATTCATGgtaaaggctcacacatgaataacgaGCATTTGAGCAAGGTAATGGCGGGTGGCTGGCATTCATGAAAGTGTACCCCAGCAAGGCGTTGGCAGCCtcaggaggggaaggaaggaaattGTCAGTGGAAAAAATACTTCTAGATTTAAGGGCAGGATTTACAAAGACTTCAGATGAGAAGGAAGAACTAGATGGAATGCAAATCTTCCTTGGGGTGTGACTTGTGTTAGCCAGATGTGTCTTCATACCATTTGCTGCTATGGAAACGAGGTAGGGTTGTGGGAATTGCCTAATCCAACACATGCTGCACTGCTAACACAGGGTCATTTCAACAGCTGGTTGGTTCAGCGTAGGTGCCAGCCAATTTCTCACTCACCCCGACCGGAGAGCTGCAGTGGTGCGCCCGCCCGACCGGAGAGCTGCAGTAGGGCGCCCGCCCGACAGGTGAGCTGCAGTGGAGTGCCCGCCCGACCGgtgagctgcagtggggcaccTGCCCGACCGGTGAGCTGCAGTGGGGCGCCCGCCCGACCGGTGAGCTGCAGTGGGGCGCCCGCCCGACCGGTGAGCTGCAGTGGGGCGCCCGCCCGACCGGTGAGCTGCAGTGGGGCGCCCGCCCGACCGGTGAGCTGCAGTGGGGCGCCCGCCCGACCGGTGAGCTGCAGTGGGGCGCCCGCCCGACCGGTGAGCTGCAGTGGGGCGCCTGCCCGCCCGGTGAACTGCAGTGGGGCGCCCGCCCGACCGGTGAGCTGCAGTGGGGCGCCCGCCCGACCGGTGAGCTGCAGTGGGGCGCCCGCCCGACTGGAGAGCTGCAGTGGGGCGCCCGCCTGACCGGTGAGCTGCAGTGGGGCGCCCGCCCGACCGGTGAGCTGCAGTGGGGCGCCCATTTTGTGCCCTCAGCTTGCCGGTAACATTTGAATGCGACCCGGGAGCCGAATTTGGCTCGGGCCTCAGACCAGCATGGACCGTCGCTCCGCAGACTTTGCACCCGTTTTCGGCGCAAGTCAAATTTCCTGGCCTATGAAGAGAAAGGAATATATGCATGAAGAAAGGACAAATAGGTTCAATGTAAAGGTGACTCTTTGGCAGTATAAAATGTGCATAATCTGATTTTGTACAATATTTCCTGCCATTTTGAATTGGGTTCTAACATTGAACAGACGGGTGCACCATTTCAACTACCTCTTTTGGCAAGATCCCCCTTTTTTAGTTTGCTTTCTCCCCTCCCTATTCCTAAAGGCATTGGATTTATTGCTGGGCTTGAATTCCTTAGGTGCTGTTCATcctttggtacctcacccaaatacctatcattcatgtatgagccttgacAGAGAGcattggcagccattttgcctGCGGCTGGCATACAGCCAATCCTGATCCTGTTATCACCTgtctacacacacacatacacatgcacacacgcacgcacacgtacacatgcacacacacacgcacacacacatatacacatgcacacacacaaggACACACGCGTTGCAGGAATAATGCACTCTCCATGGTCAGAATCACTTTTGAGGTGCATATAGAATGGACAATTGAGTAAATTACCAAAGAATAGTTGTTGGGTGTGGATCCTGGCAAGAGTCagtggcttcaggagaggagggtaaAAAAGAAGAAAAACTGGCAAAAAAACCGTTTTTTTTAATGCTGAACCAAATTCAGTATCTGTTGCAACAAACGGATTTGGGCACTGAACAGAGCATAGTTTTGGAGGAGGTTGTTGTCCTGATTGAAAACTACCTAACATAGTGACAATGTGCCTTTAATTACAGTACATTTCCTATTTGGTTGTACAGAATATTCTTTTCCTGAAGTGATTTAAGTGCACCTACCTAGACAGGTGATAGATGTGATGCACATCTCTTAAAATCCTTTGAGTGCTATCAGTGCTTGATCCACATCAGAATTATCTCTGAAGTAAACTGGTGAGTGATTATAATTAGTGTGTATCTGTAATGTATGAGCTCAGAGCACGTGGGTCAGACTGAAAGTAAGGATGGTGTTATGGTAATGAGTAGCAGTTTGGGTGACAGCTGTGTGGGTGATGAGATGGATGAATATCTGAGCAGTAAGGTGACTCATCTCCGATACCAGTAACACTTTGAGCCACTCAACATCCAGAGCCATTGGGGGAGGATTTTTCTCCTTTTACCCCCAACGACAAGTGTCATTTTCTGGATTATTTGTATCCTTGCATTAGGATTAAAAAGAAGTTAAGTGCACAGActcctttctccttttttttgtTGTAATTGAACAGTGTATGGCTGCCTACAGGGATAATGTAGTTTCACAAGAGATATCTGGAGTCTGAACTTTCGACACAACACAATTTTAGTGCCTGTGAATGGCATACACTCACACATTACTAATACTTTTACAGAAGCAGTAACTCTTGTAATGGAAACCTGTGTAAAATTGTTGTTTAATTACTCATTCACCACTGTTCTTGGGTTCAGTGAATGAATCTAGTTTTATTTTGttcacctctcctgaaggtgctgattcctgCTAGGGATGGTTCCATGGGCATGGGATGCCCTCTGGTAGcttacccaagtgaccattattcatgtgtgagtctgAGCAGTTAATGTCAGCAAGTTATGTGCCCACtggtagagggaggggcatcaTAGCTCACCCAGAATCTGTTTTACCGACATCTGAACATAACTATTTTCCAGCAGGTGCCACTGGATATTAATCAGGAAAAATCTTTTCTCTAGCTTGAGATTGCTTATGCCAATTAAAACACCCCAACAACCACCCTGGCTGACATGAGCTAACTTAGCATAGatggggaatcaaacctgggcctTTCTGCTGTGTATTAGACTTAGTTCTACTACTGTATGGTGCAGTTACTCACCAAGCCACTGAGGGAGCTCGAATTAATCTTGTTGTGGTAAAACTGATGTTAAACGGTTGCCAGAGTTATCTTTATGAATCCAATGCGGCCTGTGTGTAACCAGGTACAAGATGTGGAAAGACCAGGGTGTTTGCTTCATGCCCGTGTATTTGTAGTGCTGCTGAAATTTCAGTGCACTCAGTACATTTAGTGGTGAGCTCCATCAGTTTTTAGTCAGGCTCCTAGATGAGATCACTCATAAAAATAAAACTGTCAGGGAAGTGGATGGGATATTGCCTACGAGTGTGCCTCCTGTTATATTTTGATAGTGCCATAAGATTGAAGTTCAAACAGTTTATGTTTGTTAGCTGAACCCTGAGATTTTATCTTTTCCAGATGTTGAGCATCTGTTTTAGTGCTCACCTGAAAGTGAATttaaagtgtaaaaaaaaatattgttggTATTCAGCTGTATGGCAAAAGATCTAGCTATACTATGCCAGGAGTGTCAAAAGTGTGGAACTGGAGGTTCGAAAATATTGTTTGTTAAATCCTAAatcacaacagcaacaacttgagtgtcagcttggctcagtggtagctctcctGCCTCTAAGGTAGAAGGTTATAAGTTCAAACCCCAGTCTTGAATATATAATCTAGCCTGACATGTCAGTGCAATACTACATTGTctgcaggtgctgtcttttggatgagatgttaaactgaggccccagatGGCTGTacaagatcacatggcactatttgaagaagagtagcagAGTTCTTCtgctgtcctgaccaacatttattcctgaatcaacagcaccaaaacagattaatggatcatttatctcgttgctgtttgtgggaccttgctgtgtgcaaattggctgctgtgttaccctacataacaacagtgactacacttcaaaagtactttgttggctctaaagtattttgggatgacctgaggatgtgaaaggcactatatgaatgcaagtttctttctttttttttcataaGAGGTCTATATAAATTAATGGGAGCATGGACTTAAAGGTCTCAACACTCAATGGTATGTATCTACATGGTCTAGAAAGACAAAAGTTTGGACATGCCCTTTACTAGGCCATGAAGGAACCTATCATATCACCAAGCTGTTTTCTTTCCCCTTGTACAGTCATCCACAATAGACGACAAAAATTGTGTTCCGGTCCACATCATAAACCCATAGTTACCAATAAGAAAAATATGTAGTATTGTATTAGATTTTTTAAATGATATATATTTTTTGCCCTTTAATTTTCACTCAAGGCCACTCGCTCACTCacggatacagttccatgggcaccaacCAGCCTCCAGCATCTTACCAAAGGAACCATCCTTTTTTAAGCCCAGAGagtgagtgccagcaggctattcaaccacggcGTGGGTACGGTGAGGAGATCACAGCCAAGCACGATCatgttctcacccaacatccacgtgCACAGGATTGGATAATGATGaagaatgggaaccctggctgactttaTATTTACTAAATTGGAGGTGCTGGGGCCAATTGTACTGCCCAGCTGAgattaagatcccatggcattaattgcagcagggagttctccctgagtcctagccaacaccaccaaaataaattaactgaccattcatctcatcgctgtttgagGGACATTGAGGGTGCAGAATGGCTGGTACATTTGCCTAAATAAGTCTCTGCACTCCAGAAGTAACGTTGTGTGACGTGCTTTGAAGTGTTtcaatattatataaatgcaaatatttgttTCCTTCTAAGTGGCTTTTCACTTTGTTGCATTCTGCTGAGAATGGTCTGCACCTCAAAATGGGGGAGAAGTATCTCCACAATATTCACCCCTCCCCACATCTGTATGATCCTCGATTTGAGCATGTTCAACAGTACACCTTAGGCCTACAGGCCTAAATGTAAATAAAGgataataaaaaggaaaagaatgcAAACTAAACAAAAAttcaacacaaaaggaaaagggaACTACATAAAATCAGAATGGGTCTGAACTGGAACTGCTTACATCTTGCTTGGATCAAAATGTTCTCATGTAAAATGATTAAGTGGTAACAGTAGCATAAAGAGAAGTATTTTGCACTGGGAGAAAAACAGTGAAAGAACACAAGtttgaaaaaaaacagatttcaCACCTTCACAGAATGCCATCTAAAACTAAACACAACccttgaaaatatttttttccaaaaGATTGATCCTCATATCTCCTTTCCGTTAAGGCTGGTTTATTTCAGTGGATAAGGTTGAAGTCTACTGCCATCTTCaggttaaatgtaaggaatcttacaacaccaggttatagtcaaactgttggactataacctggtgttgtaagattccttacatttgtccaccccagtccatcaccggcatctccacatcacatcttcaGGTTGAATTAGGGGATGGAGGAGATGTGAAGCTCCCTTGAGATCAGGGGATGGAGGAGATGCGAAGCTCTCCTGAGATCAGGAGATGGAGGAAATGTGAAGCTCTTCGGAGATCGGGGAATGGAGGAGATGTGAAGCTCTTCGGAGATCAGGGGATGGAGGAGATGTGAAGCTCTTCGGAGATCAGGGGATGGAGGAGATGTGAAGCTCCCTCAAGATCGGGGGATGGAGGAGATGTGAAGCTCtttggagatgggggaatggAGGCGATTTGAAGCTCTTCGGAGATCTGGGGATGGAGGAAATGTGTAGCTCTCCTGAGTTCAGGGGATGGAGGAGACGTGAAGCTCCCTCAATATCAGGGGATGGAGGAGATGTGAAGCTCCCTTGAGATCAGGGGACGGAGGAGATGTGAAGCTCTTCGGAGATCAGGGGATCGAGGAGATGTGAAGCTCTTCGGAGATCATTGGATGGAGGAGATGTGAAGCTCTTCAGAGATCAAGGGATGGAGGAGATGTGAAGCTCTTTGGAAATCAGTCCTTTTTTTGCCATTTTTCCCCATCCTTGCCTGAAagcgttgactccttgctgggacaTGGTTCCATGGTCCCatacttcacccaagtgaccattattcatgtgggAACATTGACAGTGAGCGTTGACAGACTGTATGACCATGGGGAGGAGGATCACGGCCGAGCCTGATCAtgtcctcactcaacatccacGCACATGTACGTTCACAAAGGGTTACTTGGTAGAGATCAGTGGCAGAGACCCCAGCTGATTTCTCTTCTGTAACCcatggatgctgaggccaattatggcATTGCCACCAGTGCCCTCAGCTAAGATAAGCTAATtcagcagacagtggggaacaaACCTGGCCTTTCCTGGTCTGCATAGTTGAGCTACTATACACACTAGTGAAACTCACTGAGCATCAGGGACATCAGCATCACTTTTTGATTCTCAGCAGAATAATAATTAAAAGCTAATAGTTAACACTGGCAGGAGGGTAagtaaccagacgacacagatttgaggtaattggcaaaagaaccagaggcaagatgaggagaattttttttttatgcagtgagttgttatgatctggaatgcactgcctgaaaagggggcGGGAGCAGATttgataataactttcaaaaggtaattggataaagggttatggggaaagggcaggtgagtgggactaattggatagctttatcAAAGAGtcagtacaggcacaatgggccaaatggcctccatctgtgctgtatcattctatgattcactaaGCCACACAAATCAGAAGGTCCCCATTTCaagtctcattctgtgctgttaGCTGCTCGCAAACAGGACAGCAAAGGTGGTGCTCCAACTAGCCTCTGCAtccctgagctagggagggggaaaacaaAATCACCCAGTGTTCCCACCCTTAACTGTtaacctgctggaaagtgtacttGTGCTGTCTCAGGAGAGGACAGGAGATCAGGATCAGCTGTGAGGCACTCGCAGTCAAACAGCCTGCAAACATTCAGTGTCTTGGGTCCCAGAGATGAAGAATGGTGAGTGTGGTGAGATACTGAAAGGCCACTGGTGTCGATGGAACTGTAAGTACCCCAGCAAGACTCAGTTAGTGTATGTTTTCACCATACCTGTATTCAGTAGTACAGGCAGAATTTTggaaattaattaaattaaagggaCCGGGCAAATCAATGTCGTTAGGACATGAATTAGGTTTCTAGCTGGGACACCAGCTCTAATCggggagttgtaatgatctggaatgcactgcctgaaagggtggtggaagcagattcaatagtaattttcaaaagggaaatagatatatacttgaaaagaaaaaatttgcagggctatggggaaagagcagaggagtgggactaattggatagctctttcaaagagccggaacaggcatgatggactgaaaggcctcctcctgtgctatctGATTCTATGACTCCCAGTTGCGTGACTTCATAAAATTGCTTTGTGTTTGCATTGTAATTCTGCAGCAAATTatatttttcctttatttttaatAATGTCCATTTTCTATTTACAATTGATTCCAAGCTAGAACAAATACAGTCTCGGAAGTGAATCCAATCTCACATTAGCAAATTTACAAAGATCTATAATTAGACTTAATATCAGTGCTTTCCTTTACAAAATGAAGTGCAAACACTTAGCAAATCACTGCATGCACCTAAAGAACAAACATCGTCATTCGTATGCCTTCTCTATGGAATGTGTCCAGACAGGTTTTCTCTTCTGGACAAAGGACTGGATTCCTTCCTGACCGTCCTTCAGTGCCAGGTTCTCCACCATGACCTGTGCAGTAATTTGATATGCCTCGTTTCGACTCTGGGCCATTTGCTTGTAAAATGTGGCTTTTCCTAGCGCCACAACATATCTGCTCGTTTCACAGATTTTGCTTGCAATTTTCATAGTCTCTTCATCCAACTTGTCCTCGGGCACCACTCTGCTAACCAGCCCGTGCAGTAGTGCATCTTGGGCAGAAATCGGCTCGCCAGTAAACAGCATCTCTAAGCTAACCTGTTGCAAATAGAACCAGTTCAAATCTTCTGCACTTGcgcaaaaaaaagcaaaccatttTAACAGATCCTTTTCTCCCCCAATTTTCTGcccttttcttccctcctttcccgatggtgttgactcatgctggggtacggTACAATGGGCCCTGGTCACCCTCGAATATCTCACACAAGCGGCCATATAtcaggacagtgagtgtcaacaggctatttggctgggggggggggcatcacaaccaagccttatcctgttctcacctggggATTAGAATTTCCGCagggtttttttccccccaatctcCTGACTTAAGTTTGGCGGAAACCGTCGCTCTTCTGCAGACGTTGCTGTGGGAGATCAAAGAACCCGCCCgtggaaattttaaccccctgaTGGTACACCCTAACAATTCGCAATTGGGAGTGGGAACCCAGGGtgatctctccaccccctccccggtCCAAGATCGCTGAGGCATTGAGGCGTCTCTTCAACTGAGACCACCTCACTCGGCACAAACCAGGGATTGtacttgggaccttcctgtgaACAATACATTTTTAGCTCTGGAAACAAGCAGTTAACTTTACAACAGAGTGCAGATATCAGAGTGGGGCAGGTTTACAGAGACACAGAAAAGCAGTTACAcaagtaataaattaaaataagcCCAGCAGACTGGCGCTGCACATCCACTCTGCAGAATGGTAAGCCACTGATTTGTGCTCACGTTTCCCCATCTTGTCGGCTACTGATCTCAGTGTGGGGAACTTTGAGTAAGAAACAAGTGATTACCCATTAAGAAGGAGGACGAGTCTCCCCAAACTGCTCGAGTGCCTCTTTGTAGCCAAATACACAACAGCAGGAGTGGCAGCTTGGGAGTAAGATCGCCAAACCCTCCCTCTTAGGTTGGGATGGCTCAGGGTACACGGAGACTACAACAGGGAAATTTTTTTatagggaaagagggaggaaCCTGAGCTGAAGAGTTGCTTCAATAATTAATAGGGCCACTGGTTTATGGTCATTCGCAGAAgtcaattccatttttattacataggATTcgagaaccgtttccagtgttaTGGGGATTGCATTCTGCGATTACGACCGTTTATTTTCTGAAATCCATAAACTAGTGGCCTTGGTTATAGCCTCTAAGAATTTGTAAAATAATAGATCAGCAGTGTTTACCAGATTGTAGGGAGTTATATACTTGTGATTGAAAGTATTCCGCAGGCCTCATAAAGTATTATTCTAGCTTATCATATAGACTGACTGCAGTGCAAACAGGTTCCAGTAATCTTTACAGGAATAATAACGGGCAGGAATGTTACAGCGATATACCTTTCGAGGAACTGATCGTCCCACTGCAACGGCTGGTGTGGAACAGAAGAGCCCGACGTTCACTCCTGGAGTAGCAAATTTCGACTTGTCTGACACCACGGCGATGTCACAACTAGCAACAAGCTGGCACCcagcagctgtggccaaaccattcACTTTTGCAATAACTGGCACTGGGATGTCCTGAAGCAGGCTCATGACCTACAAATTATAAAAAATGGGATGTCAcgctcctaaaatctccttattcAAGTTCATTTTTCCCCCCCTTCCTTTTTCCTGcaactttctcctctcctgaatgccCCGCCTCCTCCTGGGTAATTGTTTCACAGGCACTGATTGTCCTCCAGTACCTCTTCCAAGTGGCATTCTTCATTTGTGTGTCTAGACAGTAAATGTCAGCAGGCAATTTGACCatgggggcatcacagttgagcccgcTCCCGTCCCACTAGGGGTCTGTATAGTTCAGCTCCTCACTGCCTTAGCCAGCTAGGCCAATGGTTGGTTGAGGCAATGAAAGGTTGAGCCATCTATTGTATGGCTTTTGTTCCAAGACAGATAAATACTAAGTTGAGATCTCATTAATAAACCACTAAAACTTCACACTTGTGCTTCTTGCCATTGTCGCAAACTCTTCAGAATATTACTGTCTTCTCAGGCTCtctatccctgattttcatcactccaccattggcggccgtgcctttagctgcccaggccctaagctctggaattacctccctaaacctctct from Heptranchias perlo isolate sHepPer1 chromosome 24, sHepPer1.hap1, whole genome shotgun sequence encodes:
- the echdc3 gene encoding enoyl-CoA hydratase domain-containing protein 3, mitochondrial; translated protein: MGCMVAAGKCFGKMRHFTRPTVQLLQERHKVKNVPLVYAQTQFASGTIQPKYDKLTVRTQQNGIRTIILNNPKKRNALSLGMLESLRTDLLHEAESSDLRVIIIAAEGPVFSSGHDLKELTSTQGWDHHAKVFTVCTEVMSLLQDIPVPVIAKVNGLATAAGCQLVASCDIAVVSDKSKFATPGVNVGLFCSTPAVAVGRSVPRKVSLEMLFTGEPISAQDALLHGLVSRVVPEDKLDEETMKIASKICETSRYVVALGKATFYKQMAQSRNEAYQITAQVMVENLALKDGQEGIQSFVQKRKPVWTHSIEKAYE